The Campylobacter concisus sequence TATAAATCTTATATGAGAGCTTGGCAAGTTGATTCAACCTGCCAAGTAAATTTGAAGTTATTTTTTCTTAATAATGATCTTCTCACCATCGCTATCAATGGTGATCTCATCGCCGCTTTCAAGCTCATCTTTTAAGATCATATCAGCGATCTTGTCTTCAACTAGCTCGTAAAGCGCTCTTCTAAGAGGTCTTGCGCCATAAACTATGTCAAAGCCAGCTTTTGCGATAAATTTCTTAGCCTCTTCGCTCAAAATTGCCTTGATACCGCGGTTATGAAGAGTTTTTTCAAACTCTTTAAACATGATCTCAACGATAGATATCAAACCTTGTTCGTTTAGAGGATTAAAGATGATAGTATCATCAAGCCTATTTAAAAACTCAGGTTTAAAGTAGTTTTTAAGCTCATTTTTAACAGCCACATCACGATCTTCACCCTTTAGCTCCATGATGAAATTTGAAGCAATGTTTGAAGTTAAAATGATGATAGTGTTTTTAAAATCAACCGTTACACCTTTGTTATCAGTCGCACGTCCGTCATCTAAAATTCCCAAAAGTATGTTAAATACATCTTTGTGAGCCTTTTCAACCTCGTCAAAAAGTATAACTGAGTAAGGTCTTCTGCGAACTGCCTCTGTTAGCTGACCGCCCTCATCGTAGCCTACATATCCTGGAGGCGCACCAAGAAGCCTGCTCACGCTATGTTTTTCCATATATTCGCTCATATCAAAGCGGATAAGCGCCTTCTCATCGTCAAATAAAAATTTAGCCAAAGCTTTAGCAGACTGGGTTTTACCAACGCCTGTTGGCCCAAGAAATAAAAACGAACCAATCGGCCTTTGACCTTCATTTAGCCCTGCTTTGTTTCTCTTAACAGCACGTGCAAGTGCATGTAGCGCGTCATCTTGACCGACGACACTCTCTCTTAGATGCTCTTCGATGCGCAGATATTTCTCTTTTTCACTTGTTAGCATCTTTTTAACTGAAATTCCAGTCCATTTGCTCAAAATTTCAGCCACAAGCTCTTCATCGACTTGATTTTTAAGAAGCACGCCCTCTTTTTTCATGCTCTCCCATTTTTCTTCAAGCTCGTGTTTGTGCTTTTTAGCGTCAGCTATTTTGCCGTATTCTATCTCGGCAGCCTTTTGAAGATCACCATTTCTTTTTGCTATCTCAGCTTGTGATTTTAAGCTATCGATCTCTTTTGTAGCTTTTGAAATTCCGCCAAAAACAGCCTTTTCGTTTTCAAATTTAGTATCAAGCGCTAGCTTTTTCTCGTTTAGGTCAGCTATCTCTTTTTCGATCTCGCCAAGTCTTTCTTTATTTTTATCCGCATCCTCCATCTTTAGAGCTTCTTTTTCTACTTGAAGCGTTACGATCTCGCGTTTTATCTTTGAAAGCTCGTATGGCTCGCTCTCTATTTGCATCTTAAGCTCAGCTGCGGCTTCGTCAATAAGGTCTATCGCCTTATCTGGCAAGAAGCGGTTTGCGATGTAGCGGTCACTTAGTCTTGCAGCGGCAACTAGCGCACTATCTGTTATCGTGATGCCGTGATGAACTTCAAGACGCTCTTTTATACCACGTAAAATTTGAAGTGCCTCATTTACGCTTGGCTCTTTAACATCTATCGGCTGAAAACGTCTTTGAAGCGCCGCATCTTTTTCAAAGTATTTTCTATACTCTTTTAATGTCGTCGCACCAACAGCGTGAAGCTCGCCACGTGCAAGAGCTGGTTTTAGGATATTTGCTGCGTCCATTCCACCCTCGCTCGCACCAGCTCCAACTATGGTGTGAATCTCATCTATAAAAAGTATTATATTTCCAGCTTTTTTAACCTCGTCAATGACAGCTTTTAGCCTATCTTCAAACTCGCCTCTATACTTTGCACCAGCTACAACTGCGCTCATATCAAGTGCGATGACACGCTTGTTTGCAAGGCTTGTTGGCACGTCGCGAGCCACTATCTTTTGAGCCAAGCCCTCAACGATGGCTGTTTTACCAACGCCTGGCTCACCGAGCAAGATAGGGTTGTTTTTGCTCTTTCTTATTAAAATTTGCATCATTCTAGTGATCTCTTCATCACGGCCAATGACTGGATCAAGCTCTTTATTTAGCGCTTTTTGCGTTAGATCGATACCAAATTTCTCTAAGCTATCAAGAGTATCATCGCCAGTTTGGCTATCTATCTTTTTACCGCTTCTTATGCTCTCAAGGTTCTTTTTGATCTCTAAGATGTCGCAAAATTTGCTTAAAATTTGTTTGATCTCACTAAGCTCAAGAGATGAAACGATCCATGTATCAACAGCTATGTAGCTATCTCCCATGCTTACCATCAACGCTTTTGCATTTTCAAGAGAATTTATAAGCTCTCTTGAAACTGAAACGTTATCTTTTGTAACGTTTGAGCTACTTGGAAGTGAAGAAATTTTACTTTTTACTTCAAGCTCGACAGCGTCTTTACTTACATTCATTTTATTAAACACTTGGTTTAAAATGGAATTGCTATCTGCAAGCAAAGCCCAAAAAATATGAAGTGGAACAACTTGCGGATTTTTAGAAAATATCGCTAAACTAATACCTTTTTCAAGAGTTTCTTGCATCTGAGCTGTTAAATTTTCTGTTATATCAGCCATTAAATCTCCTTGGGTTATTTTATATGGTTGCCATTATATAACTTTAGTCTTATATTGTCAAGTATTTTTATAATGCTTGTCACTCTTTTTATTTAATTGCTAAAATTTGCTGTTATAAATTTGTATCAAAAACTATCCAAAAGCAAAAATATAAGCTTAAATTTATACTTTTTTTAGCCAAAAGCTAATAGAATTGAGCCAAAAATTATAGGAGAAATTTTGAATAAATTTAGTAGATTTTTTGCACTAAAAATTACAGGTGCCTTGCTTATCTCAAGCGTAGCAGTGAATGCACTTTTTGCAAAGAGTGAAGACGAAGCAAGTGCGAAGCTTGAAGCACTTTCAAAGCTTACAAAAACAATTTCAACCGTTGAAAAATACTATGTTGATGATATTAAATTTAAAGAGATCATCGATAAAGCCATTGCTGGTTTAATGCAAAATTTAGATGCTCACTCAAGCTTTTTAAATGAAAAAGCTTACAAAGATATGCAGGTGCAAACAAGTGGAGAATTTGGTGGCCTTGGCATAACAGTAGGCATTAAAGATAGCGCATTAACCGTTATCTCACCGATAGAAGATACCCCAGCTGATAAAGCAGGTATAAAATCAGGCGACATTATCTTAAGGATAGATGGGAACTCAACTATTGGTACAACGATAGATGAGGCAGTAAATAAAATGCGCGGCAAGCCAAAAACTCCAATAACTATCACAATTTTGCGAAAAGGTGAGCAAAAACCATTTGACGTAAAGATCATAAGAGATCTTATAAAAGTTGAGTCTGTCTATGCAAAAATGATAGAAAATGACAACATTCTTTATGTGCGTGTCACAAATTTTGACAAAAATGTTGTTACAAAGGTAAAAGAAGCGATCAAAGAATATCCAAAAGCAAGTGGCATCATACTTGATCTTAGGAATAACCCTGGCGGACTTTTAAATCAAGCTGTTGATCTAGTTGATCTTTTTGTAGATAACGGCGTCATCGTCTCTCAAAAAGGTCGCGACGCATCTGAAAATGTAGAGTATAAAGCAAGTGCTAGTAAAACTCTTTCAAAACTACCGCTTGTTGCACTAGTAAATGGCGGAAGTGCTAGTGCTAGCGAGATCGTAAGTGGCTCACTTCAAGATCATAAACGTGCTGTAATAATCGGCGAAAATACCTTTGGCAAAGGAAGCGTCCAAGTGATCCTACCAATAGACGACACCGAAGCACTAAGACTAACCATCGCAAGATACTACTTGCCAAGTGGTAGAACTATCCAAGCAGTTGGCGTAACACCTGATGTAGTCGTGCATCCTGGCAAAGTGCCGCAAAGTGACGATAGTGCATTTAGCATCAAAGAGAGCGAGCTAAAAGCACACCTAAAAAGCGAGCTAAATAAGATAAATCCTACAAGCGAGGGCAATAAAACTGAAGCAAAAGATGATAAAAAGATAATCACGCAAAAAAAAGTTGATGAAGATATTCAATTAAAAACAGCAATTGATACGATCAAAATTTTAAAAATAAAACAATAAATTAGAAGGAGATCTCCATGCAAAAAAGAGAGCTTATTTACGAGGGAAAAGGTAAAAAAATGTATGCCACAGACGATGCAAATCTGCTTGTGGCTGAATTTAAAGACGATCTAACAGCATTTGATGCTCAAAAAAGAGGCAACGAAGCTGGTAAAGGCGCATTAAATAATAAAATTTCAACACAGCTTTTTAAGCTTTTGGAGAGTAAAGGCATCGTGACTGACCTAGTTGAGACTATCAGCGACACTGAGCAAGTAGTCAAAAAATGCGAGATTATTCCTCTTGAAGTTGTTGTTAGAAACATTGCAACTGGTTCACTAAGTAAAAGACTTGGCATAAAAGAAGGCACGGTTTTACCTTTTACACTTGTTGAGTTTTACTACAAAAATGACGATTTACACGATCCATTAGTAACAGATGAGCACTGTATCATTATGGGATTAGTAAAGAGCGAAAAAGATCTTCAAACTCTAAGACACACAGCAAGGGAGATCAACTCTATATTATTTAAATTTTTTGCCGAAAGAGATCTAAAATTAGTTGATTTTAAAATAGAATTTGGTATCGATAAAGATGGCAATATCATTTTAGCTGATGAGATAAGCCCTGATAGTTGTAGATTCTGGGATGCTAAAACTAATGAAAAACTTGATAAAGATAGATTTAGACAAGACCTTGGTAGCGTAAAAGTCGCTTACGAAGAAGTTTTAAGAAGAATTCTTTCTTAAGGACAAAGATGAAAGCTGTTGTAAATATAGCATTAAGAAGTGGGGTCCTTGACCCTGCTGGCAAAGCAGTGGAGCATGCTTTAAATTCTCTTGGATTTAGTGGTGTGTCAAATGTCAGAATAGGCAAACAAATTGTTTTAGACATAGACGAGAACGATAAAGCTAAAGCAAACGAGCAGCTAAAAGTGATGTGTGAAGAACTTTTAGCAAATACTGTCATCGAAGACTATGAGATCGTGTTATGAAAGTAGCGATTATACTTTTTCCTGGCACAAACTGCGAAGAAGACACAGCTCACGCATTTAAATTGCTTGGATGCCAAACACAGATCATTTGGCACAAAGAAGATAAGATTGACGCTGATCTAGTCGTACTTCCAGGCGGTTTTAGCTATGGAGATTATCTAAGAACAGCTGCGATAGCTAAATTTAGCCCAGCTATGCAAGCTGTAAAAGAGCATGCAAAAAAAGGCGGCTATATCTTAGGAATTTGCAATGGTTTTCAGATGCTGCTTGAGCTTGGACTCTTAAAGGGTGCGATGAGAAGAAATGAAAATTTAAATTTCGTCTCAAAATACCATCATCTAAAGGTAATCTCAAATAACAATAAATTCTTAGCAAATTTAGCCAAAAATGAAGTAGTTAATATCCCTATTGCTCACGGCGAGGGCAACTATTATACTGATGAAAACACTCTAAAAAACCTTTACGACAACGATCAAGTATTACTAAAATACTGTGATGCTAAAGGTAACAAAATAAATCCAAATGGCTCAGTCGATAATATAGCTGGAATTTGTGATGAGAGCAAAAAGATTTTTGGTCTTATGCCTCATCCTGAGCGCGCTTGTGAGAAAATTTTAGGCACAGATGATGGCATGAAGATGCTAAAAGGTCTAGTTTGGTAAAACATTTTCTTTTTGTCTCCCTACTCATAATAAATTTATTTGCTGTAAACACTGATGAAGTTAGTGTTTTTGATATGATGGATGAAGCCAGGGAGGATAAATTTGTAAATAGTCCTGCCGCAAAGCCGAAAACTCAAAAACCAGCTAAAGAGCAAGACTTTTCAAGAAAATTTGTATCACCACAGCCAGAGCGCATCACTCCGGAACAGATGAGAAATATCGTGCCAACAAATGAACCAGATATTAATGTTCCTGATAATCAAATTTACGATAAGATCAAAGTCAAAGAACTTCTTTTAAAAGCCACAAACGTACCAAAAAATGTTGTTATAGGGGAAATTTTTAATGTTGAGATAGTGGCTGATACGCAAAATGACCTTGAGTTTGAGTTTGAGACACAGCTTGATGAAACAAATATCAAATGGCTAAATAAGAAAAATTTTCAATGGGTAAAAAGCGAAGACAACAAATATGTAGGTACTTTTTATCTTGAAGCAACAAGCATTGATGCAAAGACTTTAAAAGTTAGCTTGGATCTAAAAAGAAATGGCGAAAACTATCAAAACTCAAGTATAAATATCTTTTTGCCAAAGCTAAAAGAGCTTAGAAGCGATGAGAATTACAACCATATCGTGGCTGATAATCTTGAAGTTAGGAAATTTAAGACAACAAAATTTGATGATATAAACAATATCATGGTTGTAGAAATTTATGGTAACAACGTAGATCTAAGTGCTTTTAATATTGAAAATAAAACGATATTAAAGCAAGGCGTAGATACGATAAATGGCGACTTTAACTCACAAAGTGCATATTATTTTGCAGTATTTAAGCCAAATAAAAAATCGCTTGACTTTAACTACTACAACCTAAAAAAGGCTAAATTTGAAAGCTTTTCTTTGCCAGTGAGTGTCGAAGATGACGATGTCAGCACACAAATCGGACTAAACCCAAAACAAAGCGAGTTTAGCACCTATAAAGATATCACGATATACTCTTGTGCGGTAATTTTTATATTATTAGCTATTTGGCGCAGAAGGCTTAGCTACTTTTTTGTAGCAGCTGTTTTTATCGCACTTGGAATTTATACCTACAACCCTTTTGGTAAGGCTATTCTAAAACCAGATATTAGCGTTTCGATCTTGCCTACAAAAAACTCAACCATTTTTTACACATCTCGTAAAAATGAAAATGTAGAAATTTTAGACATAAAAGGTGACTACTCAAAAATTTTATTTGCTGATGGTAAGATTGGCTGGGTAAAAAAGGATAATCTTGTTAAAAATTAGAGCTTTATTTTTTGCTATTGAGTTTGTTATCAGCGTTGTTCTAGTTGTCTTTTTTATGTGGCTATTTAATGATAAAAATAGAGCCATAAGAAAATTTTGGGGAAGATCGCAAAGGTTTTTTGGTGGATATAAACTTGAAGTAATTGGTGATTTTAAAGATGAGGCCAATATCTTGCTTATAAATCATCAAAGTATGCTTGACATTATTGTGCTTGAAGAGGTTCATCCAAAAAATCTTTGCTGGATAGCAAAGGCACAAATCGGCAAAATTCCTATAATTGGTAAAATTTTGAGCCTGCCAAAGATGATAGCAGTTGAGCGTGAAAATAAGCACTCTTTAATAAAACTTTTAAAAGAGGCTAAAGATAGAGTTGAAAATGGTCGTGTTTTAGCTATTTTTCCTGAAGGAACAAGATCGCAAACTAACAAGCTTTTACCATTTAAAGGCGGAGCTAAAATGCTTGTAGAAAAGCTAAATTTAAAAGTTCAGCCTATTGTGATTATTGGGAGCGATGCTTTAAAAGTAAAGGAGTTTAGCTTTAAAAAAGCAGATATTAAAATATTTTGTCTTGATCTAGTAGATACCTCTAAAGAAAACTGGTTAGAGGCAACTAGAGAGAGTATGCAAAAAGTCCTAGACGAAAATAGAAAATAAATTTGGCTTTGCAAATTTACAAAGCCCCCTGCTTCTATATCATTATCTATAAAAATTTGATTTTATATACTAGAAATTTTTATAGATAAATTTAAAATGGTCTAGCGGGAGCTAGACCTAAAAATATTAGCTTAAGAGGTAAGCTTTCAAGTCCTAAAGACACTAAGTTTTGAATTTAATGCATCTGTCATCTTGTTTAGATGTTCTGCTGCTGAAGCTATCTCTTCAACACTTCTAGCATTTTCAGATGAAATTTGGTTGATATTTGAGATGCCTTCCATGATTTCATTTACATTTTTGCCAGTTGCGATGTAGTCTTGCATAGTCTTATCAGACATTGCTATGGCGTTATTCATTGTCTCACTCATAACATTTATAGTTTTTTCAACGTCGCTTGCCACGTGAGTTAGCTCTTGGATCTGTTTAGAGTTGATACCCATTTGCTCACTGCTATCATTGATCGCTTGGACGATGACATTGATAGTTGCATTTATCTCAGTTAAGCTCTTTTGAGTCCTCTCAGCTAGCTGTCTAACTTCATCAGCAACAACGGCAAAGCCACGTCCATGCTCACCTGCTCTTGCAGCCTCAATAGCGGCATTAAGTGCAAGTAAATTTGTCTGATCGGCTATATCATTGATAACAACAAGAACTGATTTTACCTGCTCAGCATCACGGCTAAGCTGATCGATCTTATCAGCCATTTGATTTTCTACATTAGCAGAATCAATAATCTGCGCCGATAGCGATCTTATAGCTTCAGTTGCCGTTTTTATATGTGTGCTTGCTTTTTGAAGATCGTCTTTGCCAGCTTGAGCTACCGCTAAAGATTCTTTCATATTTTCTTGCATTACTTTACATCTTTGATTTGTCTCTTCTACTATTTCAGTTGATTTTTCTACACGTTTGCCTGTTTGTAGAGATGTAGAACTAAGCTCATTCGCAACGGAGCTATTTTCACTTGAAAGGTGCTTTGTATCACTTATTAATACCCTTATTCTTTCAATAAAATCATTTATATCTCTACTTATCTTAGCTATCTCATCTTTACCATAAATAGGAATTTTAATTGTAAAGTCCGATGTTATCGCATTTAAATTTGTTCCTAGTCTATCGATAGGACTTGCAACCATCTTTTTAAGTAAGAGCATCGAAACAGCTATCAAAAGTAAGGTAACTATGATGCTTGCTATGATGAAATTTTTACTAACTACTTTTAGTGGTGTTAAAAAATCATCAGTAACAGCTGAACCTAAAACCATCCAGTCTAGTTTATCAAATGACTCAAAAGCAACTATGCAGTCAACCCCATCAATTATAATAGGCTCAATGCCCTTTCCTTTTTTAACAATATTATCCATAGTAGTTTTTAATTCACTGCTTAGCTCTTGATTTGCCTTGGTTGGATGAAAGTCAAATTTACCAGTTTTAGTATTGTAAAGAGAAAAATATCCATGCTTACCAAGTTTCATCTCAGAAAAAGTCTTTTTCATATTGTTTAATCCCTCGGTAGGATCATAACCAACAAATAAAATTCCTATTACCTCGTTATTTTCAATAATAGGATCATAAATACTCATATAGTTGCGTCCAAATAAATTTACAACGCCTATATACCTCTCTTTATTCATGATATTTTTATAGGCTTGACCGCTTTTGTCAAGCATTGTACCAACAGCTCTGCCACCATCAGCCTTCGTCACTGATGTACTAACTCTTAAAAAATTATCACCTGATTTTGCAAAAATCGTTGAAATTCCGCCTTTTGTAGCGTTGTTAAATTTATCTAGAATATCGTAGTTATTGTTTAAAATACCATTTTGAGATATTAGTTCTATCGCTTCGTATTTACCAGTCTTACTCATCTGGTGATTGGTTGAAATTTTTCCGATCATCTCTTTAAAAACACTCATTATTAGCTCTGCACTACTTACATTATCTTTTTCAAATAATTTAACCGTATTCATAGCAAGCTGGACGTTTTGTTCTACTGTCGTAAGCACACCATCTTTTATCTCGCGCTCTAAAATATTTGATGTATATATGACAAAACATGTCATAGATACTGCCAAAACCGTAGCAATCGTTGCTGAAACTTTTACCAAAATGCTTCGTAAATTCATTTTGTCTCCTTTTTTCTAAAAATTTTCGCCTTGATTATAGCACTATTTTAAATAAACTTTATACAAGAATGCATAATTAATAATAATTAATAAATTATCATTATTATTTTATTCATAAACTATAACTTTTTTGAAATCATTTTAAAAAATTAATTTAAAAACCTTGATAGTAATGCTATCAAGGTTAAGTATATTTTTATCACTTTGTGTTATAATCTGCCAAAAATTTTAAAAGAAGGAAAAGAAAAATGGCAGATAAATTTGAATTTCAAACCGAGGTCAATGACCTTTTAAATTTAATGATCCACTCTCTTTACTCAAACAAAGAGATATTTTTAAGAGAGCTCATTTCAAACTCAAATGACGCTCTTGACAAGCTAAACTACCTATGCTTGACCGATGAAAAGTATAAAAGTCTAAGCTACACTCCAAGGATCGACATCAAAGTAGATGATAAGGCTAAGACTTTAACCATCAGCGACAATGGTATCGGC is a genomic window containing:
- the purQ gene encoding phosphoribosylformylglycinamidine synthase I, which codes for MKVAIILFPGTNCEEDTAHAFKLLGCQTQIIWHKEDKIDADLVVLPGGFSYGDYLRTAAIAKFSPAMQAVKEHAKKGGYILGICNGFQMLLELGLLKGAMRRNENLNFVSKYHHLKVISNNNKFLANLAKNEVVNIPIAHGEGNYYTDENTLKNLYDNDQVLLKYCDAKGNKINPNGSVDNIAGICDESKKIFGLMPHPERACEKILGTDDGMKMLKGLVW
- a CDS encoding SH3 domain-containing protein yields the protein MVKHFLFVSLLIINLFAVNTDEVSVFDMMDEAREDKFVNSPAAKPKTQKPAKEQDFSRKFVSPQPERITPEQMRNIVPTNEPDINVPDNQIYDKIKVKELLLKATNVPKNVVIGEIFNVEIVADTQNDLEFEFETQLDETNIKWLNKKNFQWVKSEDNKYVGTFYLEATSIDAKTLKVSLDLKRNGENYQNSSINIFLPKLKELRSDENYNHIVADNLEVRKFKTTKFDDINNIMVVEIYGNNVDLSAFNIENKTILKQGVDTINGDFNSQSAYYFAVFKPNKKSLDFNYYNLKKAKFESFSLPVSVEDDDVSTQIGLNPKQSEFSTYKDITIYSCAVIFILLAIWRRRLSYFFVAAVFIALGIYTYNPFGKAILKPDISVSILPTKNSTIFYTSRKNENVEILDIKGDYSKILFADGKIGWVKKDNLVKN
- a CDS encoding ATP-dependent Clp protease ATP-binding subunit → MADITENLTAQMQETLEKGISLAIFSKNPQVVPLHIFWALLADSNSILNQVFNKMNVSKDAVELEVKSKISSLPSSSNVTKDNVSVSRELINSLENAKALMVSMGDSYIAVDTWIVSSLELSEIKQILSKFCDILEIKKNLESIRSGKKIDSQTGDDTLDSLEKFGIDLTQKALNKELDPVIGRDEEITRMMQILIRKSKNNPILLGEPGVGKTAIVEGLAQKIVARDVPTSLANKRVIALDMSAVVAGAKYRGEFEDRLKAVIDEVKKAGNIILFIDEIHTIVGAGASEGGMDAANILKPALARGELHAVGATTLKEYRKYFEKDAALQRRFQPIDVKEPSVNEALQILRGIKERLEVHHGITITDSALVAAARLSDRYIANRFLPDKAIDLIDEAAAELKMQIESEPYELSKIKREIVTLQVEKEALKMEDADKNKERLGEIEKEIADLNEKKLALDTKFENEKAVFGGISKATKEIDSLKSQAEIAKRNGDLQKAAEIEYGKIADAKKHKHELEEKWESMKKEGVLLKNQVDEELVAEILSKWTGISVKKMLTSEKEKYLRIEEHLRESVVGQDDALHALARAVKRNKAGLNEGQRPIGSFLFLGPTGVGKTQSAKALAKFLFDDEKALIRFDMSEYMEKHSVSRLLGAPPGYVGYDEGGQLTEAVRRRPYSVILFDEVEKAHKDVFNILLGILDDGRATDNKGVTVDFKNTIIILTSNIASNFIMELKGEDRDVAVKNELKNYFKPEFLNRLDDTIIFNPLNEQGLISIVEIMFKEFEKTLHNRGIKAILSEEAKKFIAKAGFDIVYGARPLRRALYELVEDKIADMILKDELESGDEITIDSDGEKIIIKKK
- a CDS encoding S41 family peptidase — its product is MGEILNKFSRFFALKITGALLISSVAVNALFAKSEDEASAKLEALSKLTKTISTVEKYYVDDIKFKEIIDKAIAGLMQNLDAHSSFLNEKAYKDMQVQTSGEFGGLGITVGIKDSALTVISPIEDTPADKAGIKSGDIILRIDGNSTIGTTIDEAVNKMRGKPKTPITITILRKGEQKPFDVKIIRDLIKVESVYAKMIENDNILYVRVTNFDKNVVTKVKEAIKEYPKASGIILDLRNNPGGLLNQAVDLVDLFVDNGVIVSQKGRDASENVEYKASASKTLSKLPLVALVNGGSASASEIVSGSLQDHKRAVIIGENTFGKGSVQVILPIDDTEALRLTIARYYLPSGRTIQAVGVTPDVVVHPGKVPQSDDSAFSIKESELKAHLKSELNKINPTSEGNKTEAKDDKKIITQKKVDEDIQLKTAIDTIKILKIKQ
- the purC gene encoding phosphoribosylaminoimidazolesuccinocarboxamide synthase; this encodes MQKRELIYEGKGKKMYATDDANLLVAEFKDDLTAFDAQKRGNEAGKGALNNKISTQLFKLLESKGIVTDLVETISDTEQVVKKCEIIPLEVVVRNIATGSLSKRLGIKEGTVLPFTLVEFYYKNDDLHDPLVTDEHCIIMGLVKSEKDLQTLRHTAREINSILFKFFAERDLKLVDFKIEFGIDKDGNIILADEISPDSCRFWDAKTNEKLDKDRFRQDLGSVKVAYEEVLRRILS
- the purS gene encoding phosphoribosylformylglycinamidine synthase subunit PurS, yielding MKAVVNIALRSGVLDPAGKAVEHALNSLGFSGVSNVRIGKQIVLDIDENDKAKANEQLKVMCEELLANTVIEDYEIVL
- a CDS encoding lysophospholipid acyltransferase family protein; this encodes MILLKIRALFFAIEFVISVVLVVFFMWLFNDKNRAIRKFWGRSQRFFGGYKLEVIGDFKDEANILLINHQSMLDIIVLEEVHPKNLCWIAKAQIGKIPIIGKILSLPKMIAVERENKHSLIKLLKEAKDRVENGRVLAIFPEGTRSQTNKLLPFKGGAKMLVEKLNLKVQPIVIIGSDALKVKEFSFKKADIKIFCLDLVDTSKENWLEATRESMQKVLDENRK